One part of the Vicia villosa cultivar HV-30 ecotype Madison, WI linkage group LG6, Vvil1.0, whole genome shotgun sequence genome encodes these proteins:
- the LOC131612054 gene encoding vestitone reductase isoform X2 — MAEGKGRVCVTGGTGFVGSWIIKSLLENGYSVNTTIRPNPERKRDLSFLTNLPGASERLHFFNADLSNPESFTAAVEGCVGIFHTASPIDFAVSEPEEIVTKRTVDGALGILKACVNSKTVKRFIYTSSGSAVSFSGKEKEVLDESDWSDVDLLRTVKPFGWSYAVSKTLAEKAVLEFGEQNGIDVVTLILPFIVGPFICPKLPDSIDKALVLVLGKKEQIVVTRFHMVHVDDVARAHVYLLENHVPGGRYNCSPFIVTIEEMSQFFSAKYPEFQILSEDELKEVKGARLPHLNSKKLAEAGFEFKYSVDDMFDDAIQCCKEKGYL, encoded by the exons ATGGCCGAGGGAAAAGGAAGAGTTTGTGTGACTGGAGGTACAGGTTTTGTTGGTTCATGGATCATCAAGAGTCTTCTTGAAAATGGTTACTCTGTTAATACCACTATTAGACCTAATCCAG AACGTAAGAGGGACCTAAGCTTCCTCACAAACCTTCCCGGTGCATCCGAAAGGCTACATTTCTTCAACGCGGATCTAAGCAATCCAGAAAGTTTCACCGCGGCAGTTGAAGGATGCGTTGGGATATTTCACACGGCATCACCGATTGACTTCGCCGTGAGTGAACCTGAAGAAATAGTGACAAAAAGAACTGTTGATGGAGCATTAGGAATTTTAAAAGCATGTGTAAACTCAAAGACAGTGAAGAGATTCATCTACACTTCAAGTGGCTCCGCTGTTTCATTCAGCGGCAAAGAGAAAGAAGTGTTGGATGAGAGTGATTGGAGTGATGTTGATTTGCTTAGAACTGTTAAACCATTTGGTTGGTCTTATGCAGTTTCAAAGACTCTAGCAGAAAAAGCAGTGCTTGAATTCGGCGAACAAAATGGGATTGACGTTGTTACTTTGATTCTTCCTTTTATTGTTGGTCCTTTCATTTGTCCTAAACTTCCTGATTCTATCGACAAAGCTCTTGTTTTGGTCTTAG GTAAAAAGGAACAAATTGTTGTGACACGTTTTCACATGGTACATGTGGATGATGTTGCTAGAGCACATGTATATCTCCTTGAGAATCATGTTCCTGGAGGAAGATACAATTGTTCACCATTCATTGTAACTATTGAAGAAATGTCTCAATTTTTTTCAGCCAAATATCCAGAATTTCAAATACTATCAGAAGA tGAATTGAAGGAAGTTAAAGGTGCAAGGTTACCACATTTGAACTCGAAGAAACTCGCGGAGGCTGGTTTCGAATTTAAGTATAGCGTTGATGATATGTTCGACGACGCGATTCAATGTTGCAAGGAAAAAGGCTATCTCTAA
- the LOC131612054 gene encoding vestitone reductase isoform X1, protein MAEGKGRVCVTGGTGFVGSWIIKSLLENGYSVNTTIRPNPAERKRDLSFLTNLPGASERLHFFNADLSNPESFTAAVEGCVGIFHTASPIDFAVSEPEEIVTKRTVDGALGILKACVNSKTVKRFIYTSSGSAVSFSGKEKEVLDESDWSDVDLLRTVKPFGWSYAVSKTLAEKAVLEFGEQNGIDVVTLILPFIVGPFICPKLPDSIDKALVLVLGKKEQIVVTRFHMVHVDDVARAHVYLLENHVPGGRYNCSPFIVTIEEMSQFFSAKYPEFQILSEDELKEVKGARLPHLNSKKLAEAGFEFKYSVDDMFDDAIQCCKEKGYL, encoded by the exons ATGGCCGAGGGAAAAGGAAGAGTTTGTGTGACTGGAGGTACAGGTTTTGTTGGTTCATGGATCATCAAGAGTCTTCTTGAAAATGGTTACTCTGTTAATACCACTATTAGACCTAATCCAG CAGAACGTAAGAGGGACCTAAGCTTCCTCACAAACCTTCCCGGTGCATCCGAAAGGCTACATTTCTTCAACGCGGATCTAAGCAATCCAGAAAGTTTCACCGCGGCAGTTGAAGGATGCGTTGGGATATTTCACACGGCATCACCGATTGACTTCGCCGTGAGTGAACCTGAAGAAATAGTGACAAAAAGAACTGTTGATGGAGCATTAGGAATTTTAAAAGCATGTGTAAACTCAAAGACAGTGAAGAGATTCATCTACACTTCAAGTGGCTCCGCTGTTTCATTCAGCGGCAAAGAGAAAGAAGTGTTGGATGAGAGTGATTGGAGTGATGTTGATTTGCTTAGAACTGTTAAACCATTTGGTTGGTCTTATGCAGTTTCAAAGACTCTAGCAGAAAAAGCAGTGCTTGAATTCGGCGAACAAAATGGGATTGACGTTGTTACTTTGATTCTTCCTTTTATTGTTGGTCCTTTCATTTGTCCTAAACTTCCTGATTCTATCGACAAAGCTCTTGTTTTGGTCTTAG GTAAAAAGGAACAAATTGTTGTGACACGTTTTCACATGGTACATGTGGATGATGTTGCTAGAGCACATGTATATCTCCTTGAGAATCATGTTCCTGGAGGAAGATACAATTGTTCACCATTCATTGTAACTATTGAAGAAATGTCTCAATTTTTTTCAGCCAAATATCCAGAATTTCAAATACTATCAGAAGA tGAATTGAAGGAAGTTAAAGGTGCAAGGTTACCACATTTGAACTCGAAGAAACTCGCGGAGGCTGGTTTCGAATTTAAGTATAGCGTTGATGATATGTTCGACGACGCGATTCAATGTTGCAAGGAAAAAGGCTATCTCTAA
- the LOC131609516 gene encoding vestitone reductase-like codes for MAEGKGRVCVTGGTGFIGSWIIKRLLEDGYTVNTTVRSSPAQNKDVSFLTNLPGASQKLKIFNADLSDPESFNAAIEGCVGIFHTATPVDFEVNEPEEIVTKRTIDGALGILKACKNSKTLKRVVYTSSASAVSYHDKEEDVLDESYWSDVNILRNLKPFSWSYAVSKTLTEKAVLEFGEEHGLDIVTIVPTFVIGPFICSKLPSSINGSLPFLFGDVDKNPFGMSRFHMVHVDDVARAHIFLLEHSNPRGRYNCSAFTASVGDIIDIISSKYPEIQISKSKVLMGAKGPNPPCLTSKKLMDIGFEYKYSIEKMIEDTIECCNEKGYL; via the exons ATGGCAGAAGGAAAAGGAAGAGTTTGTGTTACAGGAGGCACAGGTTTTATTGGTTCATGGATTATTAAGAGACTACTTGAAGATGGTTACACTGTTAATACCACTGTTAGATCTAGTCCAG CGCAAAACAAAGATGTTAGCTTCCTCACAAACCTTCCAGGTGCATCTCAAAAGCTAAAAATTTTCAATGCTGATCTTAGCGATCCAGAAAGTTTTAATGCAGCAATTGAAGGGTGTGTTGGAATATTTCACACTGCTACTCCGGTTGATTTTGAAGTGAACGAACCGGAAGAAATAGTGACAAAAAGAACCATTGATGGAGCTTTAGGAATTCTAAAAGCATGCAAAAATTCAAAGACACTGAAGAGAGTTGTTTACACTTCAAGTGCTTCAGCTGTTTCTTATCATGACAAAGAAGAAGATGTATTAGATGAAAGTTATTGGAGTGATGTGAATATTCTAAGAAATTTGAAGCCATTTTCTTGGTCATATGCAGTTTCTAAGACATTAACTGAGAAAGCTGTTCTTGAATTTGGAGAAGAACATGGGTTGGATATTGTCACTATTGTGCCAACTTTTGTTATTGGACCCTTCATTTGCTCTAAGCTTCCCAGCTCAATTAATGGTTCACTGCCTTTCTTATTTG GTGACGTTGACAAGAATCCATTTGGCATGTCTCGTTTTCATATGGTGCATGTCGATGATGTGGCACGAGCACATATATTTTTACTTGAACATTCTAATCCAAGAGGGAGATATAATTGCTCAGCATTCACTGCATCTGTTGGCGACATAATTGACATTATTTCTTCAAAGTATCctgaaattcaaatttcaaaatccaA AGTGCTTATGGGAGCTAAAGGTCCTAATCCTCCATGCTTAACATCAAAGAAACTCATGGATATTGGATTCGAATACAAGTACAGTATTGAGAAAATGATTGAGGATACTATTGAATGTTGCAATGAAAAGGGTTATCTTTGA